CGAAAGAGCGTATTGCTTTGATTCAACGCTTTATAGCCATTTTTGGTAAAGACCGTATTGTGAATGTGTTCGCAGACAGAGAGTTTATCGGTGAGCAGTGGTTTACATGGTTAATTGAACAAGACATCAACTTCTGCATTCGTGTTAAAAAAACTTCATTGTCACCAATCATTTAGGAAAGAATCATAAAATTAGTGATTTATTTCGCCATCTTAAAGTTGGTCAAATTGAATGTCGTAAACGACGGATTTTGGTTGGTCGGGTGAAACTATATATAAGTGCACTACAGTTAGAAAATGGAGAGCTTTTACTCGTCGTTTCTCCTCAGTTTAATGCCAATGCTATTCAGGATTATGCATTACGCTGGGAAATTGAAACCTTATTCAGTTGTCTCAAAGGACGCGGGTTTAATCTTGAAAATACGCGCTTGACAGACCCTAGACGAGTGAAAAAATTGATTGCGGTGTTAGCTATAAGCTTCTGTTGGTGTTACTTAACGGGTGAATGGCAACATAATCAAAAAAAAGCGATAAAAATAAAGAAGCATGGACGACTCTCAATGAGTTTATTTCGCTATGGTTTAGACTATGTTCAAATGGCGATTCAGCGTTTAATTGGTTTTGGGAAAAAAGAAGAGTTTAAGGAAATTTTGGCAATTTTAAGAAAGCAGAATCCTGATAGGATAAGGGTTCTGTGAAATTTGTCGTGTACAGAGTAAGTTTATTTAAAAAATATTGATTTTTTGCTAGTACATATGCCAAACCTTTTGTTTGTTTAGTTTCTTTATCACCAGAAATTAGATCAAACAATGATGATTCTATTTTAGTTTTATCCTCCGAATTATAGAGCCTAAAATAAGTCTTCATCTTAATACATACATTCCAAAACCTTAACTAAAAGCGTTAATAGAAAAATTATACACATGATTTTCAATAAAATTTTTAATTAACACTTTTAGTATAATAAAAAACCGCCCTTATGGGCAGTTTTTTATTTCAATCAACCTACTTCACATCAAAACGGTCTGCATTCATTACTTTCACCCAAGCGGCAACAAAGTCTTTTACAAACTTCTCTTTATTATCATCTTGCGCATAAACTTCCGCATATGAACGTAAAATCGAGTTCGAACCAAAGACCAAGTCTACACGTGTTGCCGTCCATTTGGTTGCCCCTGTCGCACGCTCCACGATTTCATAACGGTTTTTATCCACAGGTTTCCAGTTGTATTTCATGTCGGTTAAGTTCACAAAGAAATCATTACTCAGTACCCCTACGCGATCTGTCAACACACCTTCTGGTGTACCTGCATAGTTTGTGCCGAGTACACGCATACCACCGACTAGAACCGTCATTTCTGGCGCAGTCAAACCGAGTAATTGTGCACGGTCTAACAACATTTCTTCAGGTTGTACGCTGTAATCTTCTTTGACCCAGTTACGGAAACCATCATGCTTAGGCAATAAGTCTTCAAAAGAATACACATCTGTTTGCTCTTGAGTCGCATCGCCTCGTCCTGCGAGGAACGGAACTTTGATATTCACACCCGCAGCATGCGCCGCTTTTTCAACAGCTGCCGTTCCACCTAGTACAATCAAGTCCGCAATACTGACTTTTTTCGCAAGACCTGCCTGAATTTCTTCAAGTTTCGCCAAAACTTTGGCTAAACGCTCTGGCTCATTACCCACCCAGTCTTTTTGTGGCGCAAGACGGATACGCGCCCCATTGGCGCCACCACGGTAGTCTGAACCACGGAAAGTACGCGCACTGTCCCAAGCAGTATTGATCAATTCAACCGAAGTTAAACCACTATTCAGCAGTTTCGCTTTTGACTCTTCTATTTCAGCTTCAGACAAAACATAATCGACCGATGGAATTGGGTCTTGCCAAATCAGGTCTTCACTCGGAACATCTGCACCTAAGTAGCGGGATTTTGGTCCCATATCACGGTGCGTCAGCTTATACCAAGCACGCGCAAACACTTCTGCCAAATAAGCTGGGTCTTTATAGAACCGCTCTGAGATTTTGCGGTATTCAGGGTCTATTTTTAATGCCATATCAGCATCAGTCATCATTGGGTTACGGCGTACATTTGGGTTATGCGCATCAACAGGTTTGTCTTCTTCTTTGATGTTAATCGGCTCCCATTGTTTCGCACCCGCAGGACTGGTGGTTTTTTCCCATTCATACGTAAACAGCAGATAGAAAAATTCGTTA
This DNA window, taken from Acinetobacter sp. WCHA55, encodes the following:
- a CDS encoding IS4-like element ISAba1 family transposase (programmed frameshift); protein product: MTHLNELYLILNKSLKWNKSHLKCFALIMLVIILKQTCNLSSASKALPIKCLPQSFYRRMQRFFAGQYFDYRQISQLIFNMFSFDQVQLTLDRTNWKWGKRNINILMLAIVYRGIAIPILWTLLNKRGNSDTKERIALIQRFIAIFGKDRIVNVFADREFIGEQWFTWLIEQDINFCIRVKKNFIVTNHLGKNHKISDLFRHLKVGQIECRKRRILVGRVKLYISALQLENGELLLVVSPQFNANAIQDYALRWEIETLFSCLKGRGFNLENTRLTDPRRVKKLIAVLAISFCWCYLTGEWQHNQKKAIKIKKHGRLSMSLFRYGLDYVQMAIQRLIGFGKKEEFKEILAILRKQNPDRIRVL
- the katG gene encoding catalase/peroxidase HPI: MTQNMQASGCPFHQKDGGQTSLASTNNSDWWPNALNLDILSQHDKKTNPMDPDFDYAAAFKSLDLEAVKQDLRELINSSQEWWPSDYGSYIGMFVRTAWHLAGSYRKQDGRGGANTGNQRFAPLNSWPDNVNTDKGRRLLWPVKRKYGNKISWGDLIVLAGTVAYEEAGLKTFGFGGGRLDIWAPEKDIYWGEERQWLAPTANRYANDQDRKSLENPLAAVQMGLIYVNPEGVDGVQDPLRTAQDMRVTFDRMGMDDEETVALTAGGHTVGKAHGNGKAENLGADVESADVEFQGLGWHNSEGTGNGANTMVSGLEGAWTTHPTKWDNEFFYLLFTYEWEKTTSPAGAKQWEPINIKEEDKPVDAHNPNVRRNPMMTDADMALKIDPEYRKISERFYKDPAYLAEVFARAWYKLTHRDMGPKSRYLGADVPSEDLIWQDPIPSVDYVLSEAEIEESKAKLLNSGLTSVELINTAWDSARTFRGSDYRGGANGARIRLAPQKDWVGNEPERLAKVLAKLEEIQAGLAKKVSIADLIVLGGTAAVEKAAHAAGVNIKVPFLAGRGDATQEQTDVYSFEDLLPKHDGFRNWVKEDYSVQPEEMLLDRAQLLGLTAPEMTVLVGGMRVLGTNYAGTPEGVLTDRVGVLSNDFFVNLTDMKYNWKPVDKNRYEIVERATGATKWTATRVDLVFGSNSILRSYAEVYAQDDNKEKFVKDFVAAWVKVMNADRFDVK